In a single window of the Thunnus maccoyii chromosome 7, fThuMac1.1, whole genome shotgun sequence genome:
- the hsh2d gene encoding hematopoietic SH2 domain-containing protein homolog: MMEWSQSSQGQRDAFTWFTGSQLSSVIRNGVVPEWFHGIISRKTAEELLMSKPPGYFLIRVSESRIGYTLSYRAADRCRHFMIDALEDGHYIIVGENRPHRFLQDLVDFHRRTPILPFTEVLTVACGQTSNDTTDYAELLFPQRHLNPNTSLLTNNSLHPSKSHPVSLEDIPPALPYRPNNPRNSTSLSPTSQPNRLYPSLEDEISNTTTPVPALPVPAARKRYTGDNVPLNQPPEVPVRTTVPPLKQNQACIRTVSAPERPSAPAANDHPHGANIPPTRNHEAKPSVVTNLKNLKKKFQKKRSMSQEYAEINMEAEQKMEAIDRSANTENEYQEITGQQTFDGPPFSYTCTGARPTDGRLPQEYLPPPPFAPGY; the protein is encoded by the exons ATGATGGAGTGGAGTCAGTCGTCCCAAGGACAGCGTGATGCTTTCACCTGGTTTACAGGGTCTCAGCTCAGCTCTGTGATCAGAAACGGAGTAGTCCCAGAATGGTTTCATGGGATCATTTCCAGGAA GACTGCAGAGGAGCTACTGATGTCCAAGCCTCCGGGCTACTTCCTGATCAGAGTCAGTGAGAGCAGGATCGGCTACACTCTCTCATATCG TGCGGCAGACCGATGCAGACATTTCATGATTGATGCATTGGAGGATGGCCATTATATTATCGTGGGCGAGAACAGGCCTCACCGGTTTCTGCAGGACCTGGTGGACTTTCATCGTAGGACACCCATCTTGCCTTTCACTGAGGTCTTGACTGTCGCTTGTGGacaa ACGTCAAATGACACGACCGATTATGCAGAACTACTGTTTCCACAAAGACATCTGAACCCTAACACCAGTTTGTTAACAAACAACTCCCTGCATCCCAGTAAGAGTCACCCAGTATCACTGGAAGATATCCCACCTGCCCTTCCTTATCGACCAAATAACCCGAGGAACTCTACGTCTCTGTCTCCAACCAGCCAACCGAACAGACTTTATCCTTCTTTGGAAGATGAAATTTCCAACACCACCACTCCAGTTCCAGCCTTG CCTGTGCCAGCTGCCAGGAAGAGATACACAGGTGACAATGTTCCACTCAACCAGCCTCCTGAAGTCCCTGTTCGGACCACTGTACCTCCACTGAAGCAGAACCAGGCTTGCATCAGAACAGTCTCTGCACCTGAGAGGCCCTCCGCACCTGCAGCCAACGACCACCCACACGGTGCCAACATCCCGCCTACAAGGAACCACGAAGCAAAGCCGTCGGTGGTCACCAACCTAAAGAACCTCAAGAAGAAATTCCAAAAGAAGAGGAGCATGTCACAGGAGTACGCTGAGATTAACATGGAGGCTGAACAGAAGATGGAGGCAATTGACAGGAGTGCAAATACTGAGAATGAGTACCAGGAGATCACCGGGCAGCAGACCTTTGATGGTCCACCATTTTCCTACACTTGCACTGGTGCAAGACCAACTGATGGAAGGTTACCCCAAGAGTACCTTCCACCTCCTCCCTTTGCTCCAGGCTACTGA
- the tax1bp3 gene encoding tax1-binding protein 3: MSFVPGQPVTAVVQRIEIQKLRQGDNLILGFSIGGGIDQDPGQNPFSEDKTDKGIYVTRITPGGPADVAGLRMGDKIMQVNGWDMTMVTHDQARKRLTKKNEDVVRLLVTRKSLEDAVRTSMGSHPRQ; this comes from the exons ATGTCTTTCGTCCCAGGACAGCCGGTGACTGCTGTTGTG CAACGAATTGAGATCCAAAAGTTGCGACAGGGAGATAATCTAATCCTGGGCTTCAGCATCGGAGGAGGGATAGACCAGGACCCCGGTCAGAACCCCTTCTCTGAGGACAAGACTGACAAa GGCATCTATGTGACCAGGATAACACCAGGAGGACCAGCAGACGTTGCAGGCTTGAGGATGGGAGACAAAATAATGCAG GTAAACGGTTGGGACATGACCATGGTGACCCACGACCAAGCCCGTAAAAGATTGACAAAGAAGAACGAGGATGTGGTGCGATTACTGGTAACCAGGAAGTCACTGGAGGACGCTGTCAGAACCTCTATGGGCAGTCACCCCAGGCAGTAG